A stretch of Aeromicrobium tamlense DNA encodes these proteins:
- a CDS encoding class I adenylate-forming enzyme family protein, translating to MRALTRSLWEADTSEPVLPLTVGDLLRDGAGQAPDAIALVSVAPDRDDRVWTYAELLADAEHAAAWLLERFEPGEHVAVWAPNVPEWIVLQYGAALAGLVLVTANPALRGEELRHVLEASEAVGVFHVDDFRGTDMATIVKAVLPQVSRIREAVALGGWLEDVRAAPRRVELPEVSPDSPTQIQFTSGTTGRPKAAVLKHVAMVNNARYVRERCDLPYGATYATALPLFHTAGCGLAAMGTFGQGGTLVLAELFDPSLLLTAIQDHRVKGIGAVPAMLHAMLAHPGLAGFDLSALDVVMSGGDLVPPVLVDRWDEVCGARFSAVYGQTELSPIVCQTRPDDAREDALHTAGQPLPNVDVAILDPRSGEVVPVGTEGEICARGFQAMIEYLGQPEATAETIDARGWLHTGDLGSMDARGYVTVTGRIKDLIIRGGENIYPREIEDVLVTHPALASAVVVGLADAAWGESVAAVVQLAGAARPSAGELQTFLREHLAPHKTPKSWFVADQLPTNAMGKLQKFRLRDQIAAGELAQL from the coding sequence ATGAGGGCGCTGACCCGGTCGCTGTGGGAGGCCGACACCAGCGAGCCCGTCCTGCCGCTCACCGTCGGCGACCTGCTGCGTGACGGGGCGGGGCAGGCGCCCGACGCGATCGCGCTCGTCTCGGTCGCCCCCGACCGCGACGACCGCGTGTGGACCTACGCCGAGCTGCTGGCCGACGCCGAGCACGCGGCCGCCTGGCTGCTCGAGCGCTTCGAGCCCGGCGAGCACGTCGCCGTCTGGGCACCGAACGTGCCGGAGTGGATCGTGCTCCAGTACGGGGCGGCGCTGGCGGGCCTCGTGCTCGTCACGGCGAACCCCGCGCTGCGCGGCGAGGAGCTGCGCCACGTGCTGGAGGCGTCGGAGGCGGTGGGCGTCTTCCACGTCGACGACTTCCGCGGCACCGACATGGCCACGATCGTGAAGGCCGTGCTGCCGCAGGTGTCGCGGATCCGCGAGGCCGTCGCACTCGGCGGCTGGCTCGAGGACGTCCGCGCCGCCCCGCGCCGCGTGGAGCTGCCGGAGGTCTCGCCGGACTCGCCCACGCAGATCCAGTTCACGTCGGGCACCACGGGCCGCCCGAAGGCCGCGGTCCTCAAGCACGTCGCCATGGTCAACAACGCGCGCTACGTGCGCGAGCGCTGCGACCTGCCGTACGGGGCGACCTACGCCACGGCTCTGCCGCTGTTCCACACCGCCGGCTGCGGCCTGGCCGCGATGGGGACGTTCGGTCAGGGCGGCACGCTCGTGCTGGCCGAGCTCTTCGACCCGTCCCTGCTGCTGACGGCGATCCAGGACCATCGCGTCAAGGGCATCGGTGCGGTCCCGGCGATGCTGCACGCGATGCTCGCCCACCCGGGCCTCGCCGGCTTCGACCTCTCCGCGCTCGACGTCGTGATGTCGGGTGGTGACCTCGTGCCGCCCGTCCTCGTCGACCGCTGGGACGAGGTGTGCGGAGCCCGCTTCAGCGCCGTCTACGGCCAGACCGAGCTGAGCCCGATCGTGTGCCAGACCCGCCCGGACGACGCCCGCGAGGACGCCCTGCACACCGCGGGTCAGCCGCTGCCGAACGTGGACGTCGCGATCCTCGACCCGCGGTCCGGTGAGGTCGTGCCCGTCGGCACGGAGGGCGAGATCTGCGCTCGCGGCTTCCAGGCGATGATCGAGTACCTCGGCCAGCCGGAGGCCACGGCCGAGACGATCGACGCGCGGGGCTGGCTGCACACCGGTGACCTCGGCAGCATGGACGCCCGCGGCTACGTCACCGTGACCGGCCGGATCAAGGACCTCATCATCCGCGGCGGTGAGAACATCTACCCGCGCGAGATCGAGGACGTCCTCGTCACGCACCCGGCACTGGCCTCGGCCGTCGTCGTCGGGCTCGCGGACGCGGCATGGGGCGAGTCGGTCGCGGCCGTGGTGCAGCTCGCGGGCGCCGCGCGTCCCTCGGCGGGCGAGCTCCAGACGTTCCTGCGCGAGCACCTGGCACCGCACAAGACGCCGAAGTCGTGGTTCGTGGCCGATCAGCTGCCGACGAACGCCATGGGCAAGCTGCAGAAGTTCCGTCTTCGCGACCAGATCGCGGCCGGGGAGCTCGCGCAGCTGTGA
- a CDS encoding FAD-dependent oxidoreductase has product MTDDNRPLWLVPAEVAGSDTLPDACDDLVVGAGVVGLTTAVLLARAGRRVCVVEARYVGAGSTGHSSAKVSLLQGTRLSTLLEQHSRDVVQSYVEMNRAGFDWLVDFATAHDVRIDRRAAATFAASPNETSRARAEFVAAQSVGLPVEWSDGLDLPVHVHGAVTLADQAQVDPGSLLSALATELRAHQGVIVENARVASVDWVGPPTAHLEDGRTVRAESLVVATGSPILDRSLAFSDLEPQRSYVVGYELADPPQIMALSSGSPSVSLRDARTADGRPALLVGGFGHGVGRTEAEREHVEAIRTWTAEHFPAAREVAAWSAQDYTTGDGLPRFGRMPRGGDRIRFATGFAKWGFTNGTAAALAIAHDVLGDPMPWADSVVDHSSPLQSVKGRASINAKVAKEVATGAVRALSGSDAPLETGEGRVHREGVHVVAESRSETDTCRVSGLCTHLGGVLRWNDHEQSWDCPLHGSRFSPEGEVLNGPATKPLKRLEPSEES; this is encoded by the coding sequence ATGACCGACGACAACCGACCCCTCTGGCTCGTGCCCGCGGAGGTCGCGGGCTCCGACACGCTCCCCGACGCCTGCGACGACCTCGTCGTCGGCGCCGGGGTGGTTGGCCTCACCACCGCCGTCCTGCTGGCCCGCGCGGGCCGGCGGGTCTGCGTGGTCGAGGCCCGCTACGTCGGCGCCGGCTCCACCGGGCACAGCTCGGCCAAGGTCTCGCTGCTGCAGGGCACGCGCCTGTCCACGCTGCTGGAGCAGCACTCGCGCGACGTCGTGCAGTCCTACGTCGAGATGAACCGGGCCGGCTTCGACTGGCTGGTCGACTTTGCCACGGCCCACGACGTCCGCATCGACCGCCGCGCCGCAGCCACCTTCGCCGCCAGCCCGAACGAGACCTCGCGGGCGCGCGCCGAGTTCGTCGCCGCGCAGTCCGTGGGCCTCCCGGTGGAGTGGTCCGACGGGCTCGACCTGCCGGTGCACGTGCACGGCGCGGTCACCCTCGCCGACCAGGCGCAGGTCGACCCCGGGTCGCTCCTGTCCGCGTTGGCGACGGAGCTGCGCGCCCACCAGGGCGTGATCGTGGAGAACGCGCGGGTCGCGAGCGTGGACTGGGTCGGTCCGCCGACGGCGCACCTCGAGGACGGCCGCACGGTGCGCGCCGAGTCCCTCGTCGTCGCTACCGGCTCGCCGATCCTCGACCGCAGCCTGGCCTTCAGCGATCTCGAGCCCCAGCGGTCGTACGTCGTCGGCTACGAGCTGGCCGACCCGCCGCAGATCATGGCGCTGTCGTCCGGCTCGCCCTCGGTGTCGCTGCGCGACGCCCGCACCGCCGACGGGCGGCCCGCGCTGCTGGTGGGCGGCTTCGGCCACGGCGTCGGGCGCACCGAGGCCGAGCGCGAGCACGTCGAGGCCATCCGCACGTGGACCGCCGAGCACTTCCCCGCCGCTCGCGAGGTCGCCGCGTGGTCCGCGCAGGACTACACCACTGGCGACGGGCTGCCCCGCTTCGGGCGGATGCCCCGCGGCGGCGACCGGATCCGCTTCGCCACCGGGTTCGCCAAGTGGGGCTTCACGAACGGCACGGCCGCGGCCCTCGCGATCGCGCACGACGTGCTCGGCGACCCGATGCCCTGGGCGGACAGCGTCGTCGACCACTCCTCGCCGCTGCAGTCGGTGAAGGGCCGCGCGTCGATCAACGCCAAGGTCGCCAAGGAGGTCGCCACCGGCGCCGTCCGCGCGCTGTCCGGCTCGGACGCGCCGCTGGAGACCGGCGAGGGACGCGTGCACCGCGAGGGCGTCCACGTGGTCGCCGAGTCGCGCTCCGAGACCGACACCTGCCGCGTGTCCGGGCTCTGCACCCACCTCGGCGGTGTGCTGCGCTGGAACGACCACGAGCAGTCGTGGGACTGCCCCCTCCACGGCTCGCGCTTCTCCCCCGAGGGCGAGGTGCTGAACGGTCCCGCGACGAAGCCGCTCAAGCGGCTCGAGCCCTCGGAGGAGTCCTGA
- a CDS encoding TetR/AcrR family transcriptional regulator, giving the protein MTRKEQLAHTRERLLDATVECLVTYGYAGTTTQRIQDAAGLSRGALLHHFGSKSELLVAAIHHVADQRFAMISSTLEELEDGPGSLRLLVEAIREAMTGPYFQAALELWSASRTDEQLRAALLPAERRLGSALRDLFRRHAGIEDPDEEALAFESLMALVRGLEVTRNMRSTSDMADRVVAAWLDSVERVRRA; this is encoded by the coding sequence ATGACCCGCAAGGAGCAGCTCGCCCACACGCGTGAGCGCCTGCTGGACGCCACCGTGGAGTGCCTCGTCACCTACGGGTACGCGGGCACGACGACCCAGCGCATCCAGGACGCCGCGGGGCTCTCCCGTGGCGCCCTGCTGCACCATTTCGGCTCCAAGTCCGAGTTGCTGGTCGCGGCCATTCATCACGTCGCCGACCAACGGTTCGCGATGATCAGCAGCACACTCGAGGAGCTCGAGGACGGTCCGGGTTCGCTGCGGCTGCTCGTCGAGGCGATCCGCGAGGCCATGACCGGTCCGTACTTCCAGGCGGCGCTCGAGCTGTGGTCGGCCTCGCGCACCGACGAGCAGCTGCGGGCCGCTCTGCTGCCGGCCGAGCGTCGGCTCGGCTCTGCGCTGCGCGATCTCTTCCGCCGCCACGCCGGGATCGAGGACCCCGACGAGGAGGCGCTCGCCTTCGAGTCGCTCATGGCCCTCGTTCGCGGGCTGGAGGTCACGCGCAACATGCGCTCCACCTCCGACATGGCCGACCGCGTGGTGGCGGCATGGCTGGATTCGGTCGAACGGGTGCGCCGAGCCTGA
- a CDS encoding GAF and ANTAR domain-containing protein — translation MTGDTTTPLINQLADVALSMHQEHSAEATVESVLGYIKTAVGAQYAGALLFGEKGAIETVPGSDDIVEKAGAVQAEVGEGPDLAAIEEAQSILVSDIRAEPHWPHWAQAMAELGLRSLVSVKLSTRDRAFGSLTVYSTHPDAFTDEDRSVVEAFARHVAIAISTSVREQNLNAAIDSRKLIGQAQGILMERFSLSDAQAFAVLLRYSQHSNTKLRVIAERLVSERTLPPESD, via the coding sequence GTGACCGGCGACACCACCACTCCCCTCATCAACCAGCTCGCGGACGTGGCCCTGTCGATGCATCAGGAGCACTCGGCCGAAGCGACCGTCGAGTCCGTGCTCGGCTACATCAAGACCGCGGTGGGCGCCCAGTACGCGGGCGCCCTGCTCTTCGGCGAGAAGGGAGCGATCGAGACCGTCCCGGGATCGGACGACATCGTCGAGAAGGCGGGCGCCGTCCAGGCCGAGGTCGGCGAGGGGCCCGACCTCGCCGCCATCGAGGAGGCCCAGTCCATCCTCGTCTCGGACATCCGCGCCGAGCCGCACTGGCCGCACTGGGCGCAGGCCATGGCCGAGCTGGGCCTGCGCAGCCTGGTCAGCGTGAAGCTGTCCACGCGCGACCGAGCCTTCGGCAGCCTGACCGTCTACTCGACCCATCCCGACGCGTTCACGGACGAGGACCGGTCGGTGGTCGAGGCGTTCGCGCGCCACGTGGCCATCGCGATCTCCACGTCCGTGCGGGAGCAGAACCTCAACGCGGCGATCGACTCGCGCAAGCTCATCGGCCAGGCGCAGGGCATCCTCATGGAGCGCTTCTCGCTGTCCGACGCGCAGGCCTTCGCGGTGCTGCTGCGGTACTCCCAGCACTCCAACACGAAGCTGCGCGTCATCGCCGAGCGCCTCGTGTCCGAGCGCACGCTGCCGCCCGAGTCCGACTGA
- a CDS encoding sigma-70 family RNA polymerase sigma factor gives MTALYDHPHTTSCEDLVLEHLSLATALARRFGNRGVDAEDLEQVARLALVKAAKRYNPAQGPFPPFATATIQGEIKRHFRDRAWMVRPPRRVQEIQALIAGEQLPELTTANLHEMAARLGVAPEDLRDAAAARGCFHPDSMDDVSHGRREFVREDDDLEFVDEWLTVARPLRELERESRELLHWRYVDEMTQQAIADRLGISQMQVSRRLSKVLSSLRGHPDLAAA, from the coding sequence ATGACTGCGTTGTACGACCACCCCCACACGACGAGCTGCGAGGACCTCGTCCTCGAGCACCTGTCGCTCGCCACCGCCCTCGCCCGCCGGTTCGGCAACCGCGGCGTCGACGCCGAGGACCTCGAGCAGGTCGCCCGGCTCGCCCTGGTCAAGGCGGCGAAGCGCTACAACCCCGCTCAGGGCCCGTTCCCGCCGTTCGCGACCGCCACGATCCAGGGCGAGATCAAGCGGCACTTCCGCGACCGGGCCTGGATGGTGCGACCCCCGCGCCGGGTCCAGGAGATCCAGGCGCTCATCGCCGGCGAGCAGCTGCCCGAGCTGACGACGGCGAACCTCCACGAGATGGCCGCGCGCCTCGGCGTCGCCCCGGAGGACCTCCGGGACGCGGCCGCGGCACGGGGCTGCTTCCACCCCGACTCCATGGACGACGTCAGCCACGGACGGCGCGAATTCGTGCGCGAGGACGACGACCTCGAGTTCGTCGACGAGTGGCTCACGGTCGCGCGCCCGCTGCGCGAGCTGGAGCGCGAGTCGCGCGAGCTGCTGCACTGGCGCTACGTCGACGAGATGACCCAGCAGGCGATCGCCGACCGGCTCGGCATCAGCCAGATGCAGGTGTCGCGCCGGCTGTCCAAGGTGCTGTCCTCGCTCCGCGGGCATCCCGACCTGGCTGCGGCATAA
- a CDS encoding crotonase/enoyl-CoA hydratase family protein: MTATTHPEKELSVPFTGHTVRYETRDRRAYITLDRPERLNAITAEMAREIHAAVDEANADPEVRVIVLQGSGRSFCSGYDLKVYAEGGIDHQGEVWDPIQDFQMMKANTDHFFSLWRSAKPTIAKVQGHAVAGGSDIALSCDLVVMAEDAQIGYMPARIWGCPTTAMWVYRLGAERAKRMLLTGDTINGAQAKEWGLVIDAVPADELDAAVERLAERMAGVPINQLVMQKLMVNQALDNMGLQSTQNMAVLFDGITRHSPEGRWFVDFAKEHGFGAAVQWRDTGRFIPDGGGAIPTADEVAAMRRDTAGGGR, translated from the coding sequence GTGACGGCGACCACACACCCCGAGAAGGAGCTGAGCGTGCCTTTCACCGGCCACACCGTGCGCTACGAGACCCGCGACCGCCGCGCCTACATCACCCTCGACCGCCCCGAGCGCCTCAACGCCATCACCGCCGAGATGGCCCGCGAGATCCACGCCGCCGTCGACGAGGCGAACGCCGATCCCGAGGTGCGCGTCATCGTCCTGCAGGGGAGCGGCCGCTCGTTCTGCTCGGGCTACGACCTGAAGGTGTACGCCGAGGGCGGCATCGACCACCAGGGGGAGGTCTGGGACCCGATCCAGGACTTCCAGATGATGAAGGCCAACACCGACCACTTCTTCTCCCTGTGGCGCTCGGCCAAGCCGACGATCGCCAAGGTGCAGGGCCACGCGGTGGCGGGCGGCAGCGACATCGCGCTCTCGTGCGACCTCGTCGTGATGGCCGAGGACGCGCAGATCGGCTACATGCCGGCGCGGATCTGGGGCTGCCCGACGACCGCGATGTGGGTGTACCGGCTCGGTGCCGAGCGGGCGAAGCGCATGCTGCTCACGGGCGACACGATCAACGGCGCGCAGGCCAAGGAGTGGGGCCTGGTGATCGACGCCGTCCCCGCCGACGAGCTCGACGCCGCGGTGGAGCGGCTGGCCGAGCGGATGGCCGGCGTCCCGATCAACCAGCTCGTCATGCAGAAGCTCATGGTCAACCAGGCGCTGGACAACATGGGCCTGCAGAGCACCCAGAACATGGCCGTCCTGTTCGACGGCATCACGCGGCACTCGCCCGAGGGCCGGTGGTTCGTGGACTTCGCGAAGGAGCACGGCTTCGGTGCCGCGGTGCAGTGGCGCGACACGGGCCGCTTCATCCCCGACGGCGGCGGAGCGATCCCCACGGCCGACGAGGTCGCGGCGATGCGGCGCGACACGGCGGGCGGCGGCCGATGA